GTCCAATCCCACTATTAAATTTCTGTCCGTCACCTTAGACATAATCAACTCTGATCTTCATTATTCTGTTTTAATCCAACCGCAAACCCAGTGTCATAACGCAAGTCGACATAATCTAAATTATGCGCCCGCTTCAACTGCGGGTAATGTTGCAAAAATCGCTGACTTCTATTAAGCCAATCTTCTCGTCCTAAATTAAGCTTAACCCCGTCTTTTAGCGTTATTTGCAGAGCATGCCGTTCAGACAGCGACATTTCGTTAATGGTTACGTGATACAAAGCCATTAACTCACTTAACTTTTGATAGGTTTCTAATACTTGATTTTCGTCCCCTTCTGGGCCAAATAACCAAGCTAACTCTCGTTGTAACCTATCCGTATCTGCTTGAAATACATCACCATATTCATTTAACAAAAAATCCCCGTTCCAATGTACTTGTGGATTTTGCTCTGTAATGTAAATTTTCAATCTATTCGGCCACTCTTTGCGTACCGATACGCTGTATATCCAATCCAGCGCTTCTAATTGCTGCTGCGCTTTATCGACATTTAATGCAAAAAAACTTTGACTCATTTGCAACTCTAACGCTTGCAACACATCTTGCTTAGTCAAATAGTCTTGCTGCCCTTGAACGACGATTTGCTTAACCGGTAAGCGATTTTCATCAACCAGCCATTCACTGACATATTCAATTAACCACAGTGAGCCAATCAGTACCCAAAAGAAAAACACTAAACCAGCCCAAAACGGCCAACCGGCTTGCTCAATTTGTTGCCGCAACTCAGGCATTTTGGGCTTTTGAGTCGCTTGTGTTTTTTCTACGCCCATTACGCAAAGCCTGCGTTACTTCGCCGAATCTAATATTCGACAAACAAGCTCAGCGAAGTCGATACCTTTAGCTTTCGCCGCCATAGGAACCAAGCTTTTTTCTGTCATCCCTGGAACCGTATTGGCTTCTAATAAATAAAACTGTCCGTCTTGATCTCGCATGACATCGACTCGCCCCCAGCCTTCCGCAGAAACCGCAGCAAACGCCTGTTTCGCCAACGCCTGAATATGTGCTTCATCCGCTTCATTTAAGCCACTCGGACAAAAGTACTGGGTAGAGTTTGCTAAATATTTAGCTTCATAATCATAAAATTCATGCGGCGTTTGCATGCTAATACTCGGCAGCGACTCTTGCGCTAATATGGCAACTGTGTATTCAGGACCATTAATAAATTGCTCAACTAAAATGTCACAATCGTAATCTGCGGCTTTTTCTAATGCGCTTTTTAACCCTACAGCCGTATCGGCCATACTCATGCCAATACTCGAACCTTCTTTCGCCGGCTTAATAAAAACCTTGCCATTCAAACGTTCCAGTATTGCTTGGTAATCGACACCAGCGACTTGCTCGCGCTTAACCATTACGAATTTAGCAGTTGGTAAACCTGCACTTTGCCAAACTTGTTTGGTTAAAATTTTGTCCATGCTCAATGCAGAACCCAGCACACGTGAGCCGGCATAGGGAATTTGCAAGTACTCTAAAACGCCCTGTATAACACCGTCTTCTCCACCGCGACCATGCAACGCATTAAACACACGCTCAAAACCCAGTTCTTTAAGTTTCAATGGCGATATCTGCTGAGTATCAAATAGGTGCGCATCCACACCAACACTGATTAATGCCTGATGAACCGCAGTTCCTGATTTAATTGATACGTCGCGTTCTGCTGAAGTCCCGCCATAAAGAACAGCGACTTTGCCAAATTTTTCGCTCATGCTGATACTCCGTGTTCAAGCATAGCTTGATGTTCAAAATTCAAACTAACTAGCAATTTGGCAATGCCACCAATATTACCCGCACCTTGCGTTATCACAACATCCCCTGCACGTAAGGTTTTTGCTAAACTTGCTGGTAACATATCTGGCTTTGCAACATAAATAGGTTCAATTCCCGCGCGTTGACGTATCGAGCGACACAAAGACCGACTATCAGCCCCAGGAATAACCGCTTCGCCAGCACTGTAAACTTCAAGCAAACACAATTCGTCAACCTGCCCCAACACATCAACAAAGTCTTCATACAAATCGCGAGTACGGGTATAACGATGAGGTTGATAAGCCATAACTAAACGACGTTCAGGATAAGCCGCACGCAAAGATTGCAATGTAGCAGCGACCTCTGTCGGGTGATGCCCATAGTCATCAATAAAATCAATTTCACCACCTGCCACACTAAACTGGCCATGATGTTCAAAGCGACGCCCTATACCTTCAAACTTATTAAGCGCAGCCAGAATGACATCATCCGCTATCCCTTCATCACAAGCGACTGCAATAGCGGCCGTGGCATTCAATGCGTTATGACGCCCCGGCAAATTCAACTTAACCTTAATCGCCGCTTTTTGAGGCCGCAATACCGTAAACTGGGTCGCTTTACCCGCTTGGCTAAATTCGGTAATTCGATAATCCGCCAATGATGAAAATCCGTAACTTAAATAGTTACGTGCAATTTTCTGAGCCATTTCAACCACAACGTCATCGTCAAAACACAATACCGCCATGCCGTAAAAAGGTAGGTTATGCAGAAAATCAACATAAGTTGATTTCATATTTTCAAAATCGCCGTCATAGGTATCCATATGATCCGGTTCGATATTGGTAACAACCGAGATCATGGGTTGCAGGTGCAAAAATGAAGCGTCAGATTCATCCGCTTCCGCGACCAGATAACGACTTTTACCTAATCTAGCGTTAGTGTTAGCACTGTTTAAACGCCCGCCAATAATGAATGTTGGATCCAGCTCGGCCTCTGCGAAAATACTGGCAATTAAACTAGTGGTTGTCGTTTTACCATGCGTGCCTGCCACCGCAATACCATGGCGGTAGCGCATTAATTCCGCTAACATTTCAGCACGTTGGATAACTGGTATACGATTTTGCTTAGCCGCTACCACTTCTGGGTTATCTTTTGCTACCGCACTCGAGATAACAACAACATCAGCTCGGCTAATGTTGTCTGCTTGATGACCAATCATAATGTTGGCCCCCATCGCACTTAAACGTTGGGTATTGGCACTTTGCGTAATATCAGAGCCAGAAACCTGATAGCCGTCAGTGAGTAATACTTCGGCAATACCACACATACCCGAGCCACCTATCCCTATCATGTGGATAGATTGCACTCGGCGCATTTCTGGTATTTTAAATTCAGATACTTGACTCACATTTACCTCTAACTTACTAAATCTTTTACATATTGACTGACTCGAATACTCGAATCAGTGACAGCTACCTTTTGACAATTACTCGCCATCGTTGGCAATAAATTGGGTAGCTCAATTAACTCGGTTAAATGACCGGCTAACTTACCTTCTAACAACGCCGGTTGAGGCAGTAAAATACCCGCCTCGGCGTCCACTAAAATTTGGGCATTTTTAGTTTGATGATCATCCACCGCATGCGGCAAAGGCACTAAAATGCTTGGCATACCGGCTAAAGCCAACTCAGAAACCGTTAATGCGCCAGCGCGACATATCACCAAATCTGCAGCTTGGTACGCGGCTGCCATATCATCAATAAACTCAACGACTTCAACCTGACTTTGCACATCAGCATAGGCTTGCTGTACCGCAGCTAAATTACCTTTACCGGTTTGATGCACAACCGACACCATTAAGCCCTGCGACTCCAATTGTTTCACCGCTAAAGGCACCTGCTGGTTAAGCACTTGCGCCCCTAAACTGCCACCAACCACCAAAAATCGTAATTGATGCTCAGCTTGCTGCTTCTCGGTTAATTTAATCGAGCTGCGCACCGGATTACCCACAACAGGACAACCACGCTTTAAACCTTTGGTTTTGCCAAATGCCACTAAAGTGGTATTGGCAACCTTACTTAATAAACGATTAGTTAAACCCGCCGCGGCATTTTGCTCGTGGATCAGCAAAGGTTTAGCCAATATTTTTGCGGCAATACCGCCCGGCATTGCGGCATAACCACCAAAACCAAGAACAACGTCCGCCTTGCGTTTTGATAAAATGCGTAATGCTTGGCAAATCGCCTGTAACACCATAAATGGCGTCAGCAGCTTGCGAATAAATCCCTTATTGCGCACACCTTTTATTTCAATAAAATCAATTTCAATACCTTGTTTAGGAACCAGTTGCGCTTCCATACGATCAGCCGTACCTAACCAAGAAACGGTCCAGCCTTGCGCGATTAATTGCTCTGCAACCGCTAAACCAGGAAAAATATGACCACCAGTGCCGCCAGCCATCACCACAGCATGTTTAACTTTATTCGTCATCAACATGCTCCTCGCGTGGATTGCGGGTTAAATTTTTCTTTTTCGGCTTTTTGCTTGACCGAGTCGCTTGCACACTTTCAAGTCGATGCTCGTAATCAATTCGCATAATGGCTGCAATCGCAATACTCATCACTAGTAAGCTACTACCGCCATAACTCACCAAAGGTAAGGTTAACCCCTTGGTGGGCAACATACCCGCACTAGCCCCAATGTTAACTGCGGCTTGAAAGCTAATCCAAATCGCCATGGCATAGGCAAAATAACCTTCAAACTGCTTACCCGCCGCTAAAACACGACTACCTAAACTCAAAATTTTACCCACTAACCAAAATACCACGGCCACAACTAGCATTACGCCGATAAAGCCTGTTTCTTCGGCTAACACAGCAAAGACAAAATCGGTGTGCGCTTCCGGTAAAAAGTGTAATTTTTGAATACTATTGCCCAAGCCCATGCCAAACCAGTCACCTCGCCCATAGGCCATAAGGCTCTGAGTTAACTGATAACCACTGCCAAACGGATCGGCCCACGGGTCTAAAAATGAGGTCACACGCCGCATTCGGTATGACTCGCTTAAAATCAAAAACACCACTGCGCAGCAGCCAGTCATAAACAAAGCGAAAAACTGGATTAATTTAGCGCCAGCCAAAAAAAGTAACCCCACTGTCGTAGCAAACATCACCACCACAGTTCCCAAATCAGGTTGCATTAATAACAATACGGCTAAAGCAAACATCACCAAAAGGGGTTTGATAAAGCCTTTTAAATTTTCTTTTACTTCGCTTTCACGTCTTACTAAATAGCCAGCTAAATAAACAAAAAAGAACAGCTTAGCCGGTTCTGCTGCCTGAATATTTAAAGGCCCTAAAGCTAGCCAACGCGTACTACCGTTCACATTTTTCCCGACGATTAAAACAGTAATTAACAAGCCAAAAGCTATCATCAGCAAATACGGGTTAAAGCGTTTCCACCACGCCATTGGCATTTGTACAACCGCCATAAATGCGATAAAACTTAGCCCTAAATACACCAAATGGCGAATGGCAAAATGCAATGGGTTGCCAA
This genomic window from Saccharobesus litoralis contains:
- the murG gene encoding undecaprenyldiphospho-muramoylpentapeptide beta-N-acetylglucosaminyltransferase, with product MTNKVKHAVVMAGGTGGHIFPGLAVAEQLIAQGWTVSWLGTADRMEAQLVPKQGIEIDFIEIKGVRNKGFIRKLLTPFMVLQAICQALRILSKRKADVVLGFGGYAAMPGGIAAKILAKPLLIHEQNAAAGLTNRLLSKVANTTLVAFGKTKGLKRGCPVVGNPVRSSIKLTEKQQAEHQLRFLVVGGSLGAQVLNQQVPLAVKQLESQGLMVSVVHQTGKGNLAAVQQAYADVQSQVEVVEFIDDMAAAYQAADLVICRAGALTVSELALAGMPSILVPLPHAVDDHQTKNAQILVDAEAGILLPQPALLEGKLAGHLTELIELPNLLPTMASNCQKVAVTDSSIRVSQYVKDLVS
- a CDS encoding cell division protein FtsQ/DivIB gives rise to the protein MGVEKTQATQKPKMPELRQQIEQAGWPFWAGLVFFFWVLIGSLWLIEYVSEWLVDENRLPVKQIVVQGQQDYLTKQDVLQALELQMSQSFFALNVDKAQQQLEALDWIYSVSVRKEWPNRLKIYITEQNPQVHWNGDFLLNEYGDVFQADTDRLQRELAWLFGPEGDENQVLETYQKLSELMALYHVTINEMSLSERHALQITLKDGVKLNLGREDWLNRSQRFLQHYPQLKRAHNLDYVDLRYDTGFAVGLKQNNEDQS
- a CDS encoding D-alanine--D-alanine ligase yields the protein MSEKFGKVAVLYGGTSAERDVSIKSGTAVHQALISVGVDAHLFDTQQISPLKLKELGFERVFNALHGRGGEDGVIQGVLEYLQIPYAGSRVLGSALSMDKILTKQVWQSAGLPTAKFVMVKREQVAGVDYQAILERLNGKVFIKPAKEGSSIGMSMADTAVGLKSALEKAADYDCDILVEQFINGPEYTVAILAQESLPSISMQTPHEFYDYEAKYLANSTQYFCPSGLNEADEAHIQALAKQAFAAVSAEGWGRVDVMRDQDGQFYLLEANTVPGMTEKSLVPMAAKAKGIDFAELVCRILDSAK
- the murC gene encoding UDP-N-acetylmuramate--L-alanine ligase, which translates into the protein MRRVQSIHMIGIGGSGMCGIAEVLLTDGYQVSGSDITQSANTQRLSAMGANIMIGHQADNISRADVVVISSAVAKDNPEVVAAKQNRIPVIQRAEMLAELMRYRHGIAVAGTHGKTTTTSLIASIFAEAELDPTFIIGGRLNSANTNARLGKSRYLVAEADESDASFLHLQPMISVVTNIEPDHMDTYDGDFENMKSTYVDFLHNLPFYGMAVLCFDDDVVVEMAQKIARNYLSYGFSSLADYRITEFSQAGKATQFTVLRPQKAAIKVKLNLPGRHNALNATAAIAVACDEGIADDVILAALNKFEGIGRRFEHHGQFSVAGGEIDFIDDYGHHPTEVAATLQSLRAAYPERRLVMAYQPHRYTRTRDLYEDFVDVLGQVDELCLLEVYSAGEAVIPGADSRSLCRSIRQRAGIEPIYVAKPDMLPASLAKTLRAGDVVITQGAGNIGGIAKLLVSLNFEHQAMLEHGVSA
- the ftsW gene encoding cell division protein FtsW, with amino-acid sequence MSSDLVADAASIKANSASSKQVKPTLKERVQEVWDELFGLGEGHALYDRTLVILCCTLLAVGLLMVASASIPVASKLFGNPLHFAIRHLVYLGLSFIAFMAVVQMPMAWWKRFNPYLLMIAFGLLITVLIVGKNVNGSTRWLALGPLNIQAAEPAKLFFFVYLAGYLVRRESEVKENLKGFIKPLLVMFALAVLLLMQPDLGTVVVMFATTVGLLFLAGAKLIQFFALFMTGCCAVVFLILSESYRMRRVTSFLDPWADPFGSGYQLTQSLMAYGRGDWFGMGLGNSIQKLHFLPEAHTDFVFAVLAEETGFIGVMLVVAVVFWLVGKILSLGSRVLAAGKQFEGYFAYAMAIWISFQAAVNIGASAGMLPTKGLTLPLVSYGGSSLLVMSIAIAAIMRIDYEHRLESVQATRSSKKPKKKNLTRNPREEHVDDE